Sequence from the Numida meleagris isolate 19003 breed g44 Domestic line chromosome 2, NumMel1.0, whole genome shotgun sequence genome:
TCGTTAACAATCGAAGCTCCTCAACATTATAACATGACTTAAATGTCCTTAATGCTTTTGTGAATACCTCCACATTTGAACCACTATTTTATCATCAAGAAGAGTGCAGAAATGCCTTCACCATTTATGCAGAAGGCACTTGCAAGCGCTTTCCTCCGATTTCATATTGTCAGCTAGTGTCAGTCCCACTGCTACTACCACCTGAATGAAAGGTGCCAATGGCTCACCTGGGTTGACCATCGATTTGTGATCTCCCAGAGTGTCTGTACTAGACCCACTTGCTGACCTGTAGCGCTTTCCCAAGCCACTTCGGAGACCAGCGTTTCACGGCTTTTTTCCACATCTGCATTTGCAGCATACTCAACATGGATCCTCTTCACTGCAGAAACTTTTGTGGGCAGAGAAGCCTTAACAGTGGAACGGAACAAGCAGCCGCCCATGCGGCTGCACCGCGCTGCCACAGGAACAGGCCCGCACCCCAGCGCCCACGCCCGCCGCCACAGAGGTCGCGGCCCCGGACCCGGCAGCGCCCGCTCGCGGCCGAGCTCAGCGGGACAAAGCTCCCCTTGGTCGGCCGGCGCCAAGCGGACCCTCCCGGAcgaggaagaggaagggggcGGTGGCGCCGGGCAGGGCGGGGCGAGGGCGCCCCGTAGTATCGCCACAGTTCCGCCGGGCCGGGAGGCGATCGCCATGGAAACACAGGCCCGCCCCGGGCCCGCCCCTGCCCCCCGGCTGGCGGCGGGGCCTGGGCGCTGCGCGGCGGCGGCCCGCAGCTGCGGCTGGGACGCTCCCCCGGGCTCCGTCCGCGGGCGGCGGCAGGTAACAGCACGGCCGGAGGGCGGGAGGGACCGGGCGGCGGCGCTCCCCGGGCCAGCGCcggaggggcggggcggggcggggcgggcggcgctcAGGCCGGGccccctcccctgccctccccccgccgcgccgccgcaGCCCGGCGCCCACCTGGCGCCAGGTGCCCCCCGCCATCTTCCCGCAGCCCTCCGGCCCAGCCCCGTGGGAGCGGAGAGGAAGTGGCTGGGTAGGACTGGCGTCTCGTCCCCGCTCCGCACAGACAGGCCCCGACGTGTTGTCATGGCTGAGGAAGCCGCCGCCGCGCGCTTCAGCGAGGAGGATTTTTACTGTCCCATCTGccaggaggtgttcaaaacGCCCGTGAGGACTATGAACTGCCAGCACGTGTGGGTATCCCTCCTCCCGCCCCCCTCCTTCCTTCAGAAGCGCTCGCCTTACCTCCTCCGCCTTGCTGCCTTTATTTCCCTGCCTTCTCCCCCCGCCCAGTTTGCAGGTGCGGGGCCGGGGACGGGACGCAGCGCAGCCTCCGCCAGCCGGGCCGGCCGTCTCCTCACCTGTTTCTTTTGTAGCGAGCGGGGCCGTGAGCAAAGGCACGCCCCGAAACGAGCCCCCGGTGTCTCGCCAAcgccaggctgtgctgcagttggAAGCAACTTCCAAACCTGactgaaattgcatttttagcTTTATTTATAGCTTCCTACTCGTTTTCAAAGCGGTCATTGCGGAGTGCTCTCTTTCAGTTCGTGCATTCGTAGTGGAAAAATGTGCATGCTTTTTGGAACGTGTAATCGCCGTGTACTGGCTGGTAGAAATGCAAAGTAGCTTGGATGATTGATACATTACTTCGAGGAAAAGAGGCCAGAGGAGATCGGGGAAAGCTAATGAAGTGAAATCTTCAGGAAAACGGCAGGAATGCAGCTTTGCAGTATTCTTGGCTCCACTAAAGGACAATAAACAGGAGTGACTCTGATAAGATTTCCAGTACCACGTGCCTACTGCACCATTTAATATCTCATTAATGATCAATCCAGTGCACAGCTCATGAATAGTAGTCAGAAAATAGTAAATTTTTACTAAAAAATCCCCTTGTTTCCATATACTTCTTTTTAAGCACCATTATTTCGTTTTcctgatgtttattttattgttttctgttccGTAGATGGTTAACTCTGATGTATCCCTTTTTTGCTGGTAATCACTCATCCCTTTTCAGGGACAAAGTATCTAACTTTTTTCACTCTACTAATCTGCTTGGtaactttttaatttagattttgCAGGAAGTGCTTCTTGACAGCTATGCGGGAAAGTGGAACACATTGTCCTCTCTGCCGAGGGATTGTGactaaaaaagaaagatcataTCCCAAAAGGGCTCTAGATGTCGAAAACAGTATGAAGAAAGCTTCTGGGGGCTGTAGATGCTGTGAGAAGCAGGTAGAGTAAAACTTTACAGAAACTGaataataattttcttatttttaaccaGACACTTCTACTGTGTGCCGTTCATGTATTGGAGCTAACATAGCCTAtagtgcttttctttgtatgGCTTGTGCATGTAGTGGGTGTGCAGTGCTGGCCATCAGGTATCTGTTGGGTATGCCTGACGTGGAAGAGGACCTTGTATTGTCTACAGTGACTAATAGGGGTGCCAGTTTTCCCCAGAACAATGAGAAAACTGGATACAGCTATAAAACTGTTACAAGTGAGTCAgcttactgaaaatgaaagctggagATAGAGGGAAGACCTCAGCAACTTTCACTCTGGAAATAAAAGTGATCAGAACTACtcttattatttatataaatttattaaaatttaattttaaggcAACAAATATGAGTTGATTGCTCTATGCATACCTACACTTACATGAAGTTTCTCCCTGCCCCATACTAAATCAGTCTGCTTACTTTGTAAAGTGgatattattttcagaatgctgGGTGAAATCCTGACTCCACTGAGCTCTAGAGTAATCTGTCTTCTAATATGAATGGATCCAGAATTTTAACCACacgttttatttatttaccaaTCCAGGTAGTCTTCATGTCAGTTTGGTTTCACTTAGGACCTGGGTCTGCTGGTGTGGACAGATGAGCTTCTTGCCTTGTTCATCAAGATAAATTGTTGTGTAAAAGCTAGGAGAAAGAAATACTAGCAGGTTGATAAATCTAAAGGGAGAGCCAAGCAGATTCCCAGAAGAACTCTAGGCACAGACTCATGATGTGGTCTTATTTGGCTTCTAAGCCTGTGGTTTAGGGCTTGTCCAGCACATCAGAGTTTTGACTAAATCCAGGCAACTCATTACTGTCTTACCTTGCATCAAAGTCAGATAGGCATCCTTAAGCTGGTGTTCAttcccctcattttttttttcttttttcctcaaatagaaaaaaatatatattatcaGAACACACCTAATATAAAACAATTTTGCTCTGCACAAAGTAAGAATGGGCTAGAAAAGGGTGAAGGAGCAGTTGTGCATATCCCATCCTCAGGGCTCCTCTCTGTGGTTGATCTTCAATATGGGAGGTTGAAAGTCCTGCAACTTTCAAGTCCTGTTTCAGTCAAATGGAGTTTACTGGCATTTTTCACAGCTAAGAGCTCTGGAAGTTGTCCCACTGTTAAGGCTGTGGGGAGTGGGAATGCTGTCCAGTCTCACAGAGTGACAGAGAAGAAGATCTTATGTTTGAGAAGGCAGCATTCATCCTGAGAGGAGAGACACAAGTTAGATTTTCTGTTGCGTATGTTGTCTAAATAATCCCTGCATGCATTACTTTCTGTTTGCAGAATTATCTTCCTTCTATCCTTGGATTATTTTGTATAATTTCAGTAATTTGGCATTTCATTTACAGGTTAGGTTTTCATGGATGAGACAGCATTATAAAACGTGTAAGAAGTATCAGGATGAATACGGTGTTCCTTCTGTTATTCCAAAATTACAGATTTCCCAAGATTCAACAGGGAACAGGTAATCAGGGTGATTTTTGTATAACAGTGCATTTCTTCCCCCTtaagaaaacagtgctttgtttatttgtttttggtggtggtggtttgtttgtttgtttttccaggacatgttttcttctggtaATAATTATTGTCTGTATTCttagccttaaaaaaaaagacagtttttccagatatttttctttactcagcacacagaagaaaacctTTCTACATGATGGTTTGGAATGTCTTCAAAGGGACTCTTCTAAAGATAGCATAATATTCCAGCttactttctttgctttgacAGTACTTGTGCAACTTGCTGTGTAACAGATCTCATAATATCCAGTCTCAAGGAAGTTCCATTCTCcgttttttcctctctctcctttcctaaGTCTGTTTTAGTGGTTATCCCGTGTCAAAACATTACTATataagcttttgttttcagattgaCTTTGCTTTGAGCTGATCTTTTATGAAAAGTATAAGGAACCTCCAGTGTATTCCATACCATAAAATCAGATACTGTTTACCAATTTGCTTTCAGACAGTAAAGCTAAAGAACTTTCTTCCTCATACCTTCTGACTGATGTGTTTTGGCTTGGGCGTGgggttgttatttttgtttgcttgcttttggtttatttttgaagaCCTTTTTTACATACTGGTTTCATAGATCTTTTATTGTATACAGCTTGTGCTTTATGTACTGTGTTGACATTCTGTTTTTAGCAGGCTGAACTTCTGTGCAGTTTTCAACCCATCAGTATATTGAAAGCAGAAGTTCAAACCGTTACCAGAATTAGTTGCAGCAATGTTTGTCTGAAACATCTGGATATTGTTGTGTGATTAATTAGTGACTATGCCACAGTAGAATACTAGTGTTGCTATCTGTTTTGTCTTGAAAGTCGTCTTTTCTgttattcatgtattttaagAACTTTTGATAGTGGAGTACAATAacaccatctttttttttttttccttcatataaAGTAGCAGGAATGATGCAGTATCAACAAATGGAGAGATGGCTAATAATCAAATGCGTCAAGGAAATACAAGGTaagctgcttgttttcctgtagTTATTATTAAACTGACTACAGTGTAAGCTTATACtatctaaaacaaacaaaaaacaacaaattctatttaaaaaaaatctttgatttcttctttgtttgcaTCCATACATTAGAatttttcagtactttcttGAAAGATTTGAACAAAAAAGTATTACCAGCAAGTAAGAACAAGGTGCAGCTGCACTTGGataaaaaatagtttctgaagTCCAAGTCTCAGTAGAATGCATTTAGACACACAGATaataaatttgctttaaaattgcAATTTAGAGGTAGTGGTGATGGATGCTCTGATATGTCCACATGATATCTGATAAGATATTGTGTCAATaaaagtaggattttttttgttgttgttatcaAAATATGGGAAAATAATGGCAAGATAACAGATGAATTAAGCTTTCTGTAATACTACttccaaaacttttttttttttttttttttttttgctgtttaacaCTGTGTATTTCTGCTTACAGTGGACATCCAACTTTCAAATGCCCCCTGTGTCAGGAAGCCAATTTTACCAGACAGCGCTTGCTGGATCACTGTAATAATAGGCATCTTTATCAGATAGTTCCTGTAGTAAGTAgagttgcctttttttaattaaatttttaattatgtataattctttctgctttcattctaATTACGTGAGGGATTTTAAGCGTGTGGCATCTATTCTATATCATAACAGACCACTGTGATCTGAGAAAGTCATAATACTTAATGCACTGCATTTAAATAGAGGaatggttttcatttgaaaatgcttcTTAACCAGTACCTGGTTGGTTTTAAGGCATTTCTCACATAGCTGTCTTATTTATCTCAGTTTGAAACAAACTCAGTTTTTATACTTGACATGTGCTcctcttcatagaatcatagaattagcaaggttggaaaagacctacaagatcatccagtccaaccatccacctaccaccaataaccccactaatCCATgtctcaacacaacatctaaatgtttcttgaacacctccagggacggtgactcaaccacctccctgggcagcccattccagcacctaaccactctttcatAAAAGGAGTTccatttcctgatgtccagcctaaatctcccgtggtgcaacttgaggccattccccctcgtcctgtcaatagttacaagagagaagaggtgatacagagagcgataaggtctcccctgagcctcctcttctccagactgaacaatgccagctccctcagccactcctcataaggcctgtgctccagacccctcaccagcttcgtcgccctcctctgaacacgctccagggcctcaatgtctttcttgcagtgaggggcccaaaactggacacagtacttgaggtggggcctcaccagtgctgagtacagagggaaataaattcttaatttaATTCTAAACTACTAAATTCTTCATTTAGTAACCGAGATCTGTTTTTATAGAATTCCATTTAACATAactgttgttttatttgaaacCTACAGTTGGCAAGTAACCTACGGTAATCAATAGGAGTGGAGGAAACAAATCTGTTTGGTTTTCTATTGTTTTCGTCTGTATAGGAaatgttatgttttctttacGCTAACTTGATCATCTCAGGTGCATAAAAATCCTTTCAAACAGTGTCAGATGTAGCAGTTACTTTCCTTTCTAAATTTTATATCGATAGAGTGGCAGACAGAAGTGATAGTCCTCCACTCCTTAGACAAACACTAACAAACTTGGCAAgctgaaatgtaattttgaatGTTACACCTCTGAGATAAAGAATATCTAAAACTATGTTTCTGTGTAAACTGTAGTAAGATGTAGTACCTACTGTAGTAAGATGTAGTATTACTTTAGACTAGTTATTCATGTAGAACgtgtttttaatgcattctgTATTATTACCAGTaactttttaatcatttctctctttttttcccccaaattcaGATCTGTCCTATTTGTGTATCTCTCCCTTGGGCAGATTCTAACCAGGTTACCAGAAATCTTGTTAGTCATCTAAATCTGAGACACCAGTTTGACTATGGGGAATTTGTGGTAAGCTTTTACTTCTTTGTTAAGCAGGGGTGTAAAtggtaatttttattttattttttcagaaatacaaacgccaaaaaaaaaaaattggttatGCACTTTGTTTCTGCTCCAGACAGAAGCTGGAAGCAGCGTTCTTAACTTCTGCTATCAACATGAAATGTTGCCAGTTGTAGGTGTTGCCAACAGTTAAAGAAGAACAGCTCTAAGTTGTTAACTTACGCCTTTAGTTCAGCATTCTCAATCTTCTATAACAGCTTATTATTCCTCCTCCTGAGGGAAATATAGTGGATGATACTCTGTTTTATGTGACATTTTTGATCTTCTGTGGCACAGTGATTAAACCAGAGTTCTCAGGACTCAAAGTGCAGCTTGAAAAGCCAGTATGCTGCTACAGCCTCTCTTCCAATATGTTGTGAAAGGGGCTGCAGTGTGAAAAAGAGGTGCGGTGTTAGTATTCTTTTGGGCACATTTCAAGTAAATGGCCCTTAGGTAGATTAAAAGCTGCATACCCACTTGTAGTCACTGGGTGGATCGTAACTGAAGCCAACCAGTTGAATCCTGCATGTGGGCTTAGAGATTTGGAGAGTTCGTTCAGTAGTTTCTGGAGCCTCACAGGTTAAGGAAGGCAAAGATGAAGTATGTACTTTGTGTTGAGTGGTCTGTGATGAAGGCATGGGAAAGATTGATGCAGGGGATCGAGCTGTTGAGCTTGAGTGCATCTTGAGTGCTTGAAGATGTAAAACTGGTGATTGGAATTACGATTTGGGAAACCTGACAGAATTGTACTGAAAAGGTGTGTTACTCTGTAATACGCTTATAGTGATATAGTAACATCTTGGAATATATGTCTTCAAAAGTAGCAGGATTAACCACTTATCTTCTGCGATAAGTATGATGCAATCTATGATTACTGTAGTCTGGGGATAACATTTTGTGTTTATTAATGGAAAAGGCTATGGCTAGTTGGAAGCCGTGGTAGAAGAGTTGCGTGTTGTGGTCAGCTTTCCTGAGCTGACTGTTCTGCAATGTAAGTGAGCCAGGAGGGGAAGGTGGACCCTTCTGCTTAATGAGCTTTGTCCTGCTCATCTGTGTCTTCTCTGTCTCCTGGTTCTTggtaaaataaaagatactgTGCAACATCAACAAATCAAATacttacagaaatacagagccTCAACTGTGGAAAATGAATTGTTGAACTAGGGATTGTGGTACTTGATTATTTGACCATTttgataatattttcattttgtttagaaTTATCAGCTTGATGAAGAAGCCCAATACCGAAATGCAGTTCAAGAATCCTGTCATGTGAACTTTTAAAGTATGGACCTCTGTCTTACTGGTTGTCTCAGAGGAAAAATTACGTCAATCCTGTTGATAATCTGAAATGTATGTTAATAAAAATGGGATGCAGTAATTAGTTTTCAGGCTTAATTTTTTCCACGTTGATAAGAACTTTTCATATATGATTTTACTGAAACTCAAACTTGATATTTCTAATAAGATCAGTCCCTTGGAATTAGAGACTTTCTGGAACAAATTCTTGTCTTCGTTGTCTCTAACTTCTACTACTCTGATAATTACACCATTTCTTCTACTAAAGCTAGATATTTTGATTCACTGATAACAACTTTGAGAACAGCATTTTAGAGATGCAAAGGTGCTCTGTTCCACTGTTGAATTTAAGTTCATCTTTCATCTAGAAGAGAGCTGTGagttaacaattttttttgtcctcttgcCCAAGGACAAAGTTTTATTTGATGTTGTGATTTGTTCCTTACCATTACTATGTCAATGCAAATAGTGCTACTGtaagaaatcaaaatacttgtttttgtACAGATCAGCAATGCAGAGGTTTCTTTCACTAAGAAAGAATGATGCCATTGCCTGGGAACAATTACATCTATGTTCTTCCCCTTTTTGAGCATAACTGAAGTAGGACACTTGCTTAGAAAACTGGATTAAGTGTTTTCTCCATACTCCTAACTATCAGTGCAGATAGCTCCCCTGGCGTACTTTCTGAGCAATTCAGGGTGGCATGCAGGAGGTGTATTTCCTTGGTATGTGAGCATGACTAgctagtttttcattttgttggaGGTTTTTAAAAACTTCCATAGTTCTAGGAATTTAAGTCTGTTCTGTCTCTCACAGAAGACTGTGTAACTAGAGCATTTATTGGCTTCGGATAAATTGGTGCTCAGAAATGATCTTGTTTATTTTGGTAAAACTGTTTAATATGTGGACGTCTGCTGCATACAAAGGCTTGAAAAAAACACTTGAGAAGAAAAGCTTGCTTTAAATTAATTACCAACATTCTGCTATTCTTGATATCCACATTCTCCACAAGACTGTCattaaaatcagagaaaattaaaaaaaagcaaaacaaaacaaaaaacaacacttagcaattttgaatttaaatagaaaatgaattttaaaaagaacttccagatcttttctttaatattgatgggaggaaggggaaataaaaaataagtcatCTGCACAGATGACTTTTTTGGGGATTTAGACAGAGACAGTTCTGAATGTATACCTTTGAGGACTGAATCTTCATGCTACATTACTATGACCCAACGTCCAGTTGTTGTTCTTAATGCGTACTGTATATGTGGTGGTGAAGAACACAcctggtctttttttttgtctagttGGTGATTTATATGTAATGATATCAGTTGTGCAGAAGTACCACCTCCAAACTCCTATCTGAGTATTCTCACTCAGTCAGTTCTAGTGCTCTTTTGACCGCATGCTGATTTGGAGTGGttcactgaaagcaaagggaaaagtttatttagattttttttcccctctttattCCTCTGTAAAGCCAACTatgaaacagagcaaagcaattTCAATGTAGCCTGATGctaaagatttaattttttaaaataaaatgaccaCGGTGTAtgttttttattgctgtatAAATTTGTGAATTAATTTAATTAGTTATATGAAAGTTCAGTTAACTTCTTTAGATTCAATCAGTTATTTATATACTCTGGCAATAACTGCCTGTAGCCAATACAGATTCAGGACACCTCGTGGACACTGGAACTAGTTATTTCTGTTACTTGAACATTCTTTGAGAATTGCAAGTGAAATTACATCTACTTTAAACCTCTGGGAAGCAAGTTCTTCTATAGCAATAATTAGTTGCCACTTGATGCATAGTTGCTGAAGTAGCATTTTGTTCACgtttaaacaaaaacaagtgcatattttaaagcaacaaaTGTGTATCAATGCAATAGTAAAGGAACTTGCGCGGTGTTTACTCTCTT
This genomic interval carries:
- the LOC110393500 gene encoding uncharacterized protein LOC110393500, whose protein sequence is MTTRRGLSVRSGDETPVLPSHFLSAPTGLGRRAAGRWRGAPGARWAPGCGGAAGGGQGRGPGLSAARPAPPRPSGAGPGSAAARSLPPSGRAVTCRRPRTEPGGASQPQLRAAAAQRPGPAASRGAGAGPGRACVSMAIASRPGGTVAILRGALAPPCPAPPPPSSSSSGRVRLAPADQGELCPAELGRERALPGPGPRPLWRRAWALGCGPVPVAARCSRMGGCLFRSTVKASLPTKVSAVKRIHVEYAANADVEKSRETLVSEVAWESATGQQVGLVQTLWEITNRWSTQEESATRGKAPTIWSHALERKERRGNEA
- the LOC110394814 gene encoding E3 ubiquitin-protein ligase RNF138-like isoform X5; this encodes MAEEAAAARFSEEDFYCPICQEVFKTPVRTMNCQHVFCRKCFLTAMRESGTHCPLCRGIVTKKERSYPKRALDVENSMKKASGGCRCCEKQVRFSWMRQHYKTCKKYQDEYGVPSVIPKLQISQDSTGNSSRNDAVSTNGEMANNQMRQGNTSGHPTFKCPLCQEANFTRQRLLDHCNNRHLYQIVPVICPICVSLPWADSNQVTRNLVSHLNLRHQFDYGEFVNYQLDEEAQYRNAVQESCHVNF